tcattGTACGTTAGCATAAGGTACACGTGACATATCACGTGTAACTACCTGGTTATTCTATCAGctacaataatttttaacactagaaatggataaaatttttaacaaaaaggatcaatttactctttaatctaatatatatgaattaatttacctatttttgaGTAAATGAGACAAAAATTTAATCTGACTTCTAATACATAGGCCTTCttatataatacttttacctatAATATATGCATGGAAAACAATTACCTGCTGGGGAAAATCACCGTTTGGCAACTGAGAATTTATCAACAATTTTGCAGCTCGATGCAAAGGTGTAGGATCCCTCTCAGCCTATTGTGGGGATTAAGAAATCAACGTATAGCAATCATTCAagaatacaatatatatatagtttatttgttaatttgggtacattaaaattataaaatcattgtTAATTGCAAGTAAAGCATACCTGGCCGCCAATAATTAAACCCATCAAAGCCTGTGCAGTATTTACCAAATTCGATTCTTTTCCTTCGATGGGCGTATATACCTTTTATCAACAAGGCAAATAAAACTATtcataattacatatatattgttTCCGAAGAGATTCATGATTCCAAAGggtaaatttcaaatttacacaaattaatattttagatttatcctctaaaataaaatgaagaagctatattaaatattaattacccTTGTAGGACAAGAAAGATAGCTCTCCCCCCAACCACCGTCTTCTCTTTGGGTTTTAAGCAAAAACTCAACTCCTTTCCTAATAGCCAAGCAATTTTTGAAGTTCTTTCCTGCAGCCTTAAGACCTGATAGTGCAAACCATGTCCCATAAAAGAAGCAAATTCCCCAACTTCCATACCTAtacatttatatgaaattttatcagaatgaaaatcatatatttagaaagtaaaaatgtgtttaaaaataacatacaaaaaataataaaatgtatggtttgaaactaattaataataacaaatgaaatatataagatataaaaaaatagattaaattgtgagtaaaacgaaatttaaatacaaaagtacatcatataaaaatattaaatgaatacaattgttatcatggtgttgtcatccattttgagttggcgTTAAGTTACACCAACTCACGCAATAACATTATTGATACTAAAAATTCTATCACTTGCATATTGGTGTGGGAACTAGTACTTAAAACGCAAAGTGGTAGTTTTTGGTAATTCCTTAACTGAGTTGGGACTTGATTGATGAATAACACCAATTCAGTAaagtttcatataaaaattaaaattgttttagttcagatgataaaataaaaagtttcattaatttttattaattcataaaaatataaaaaatcaaaaacaccAACAAAATCATATAACTTACTTTCCAAATAAAATCATACTTTAATAATTCTCTAACAGAGttttataaatagtatatatatacatgcatttgtAGGAATTGGTGAAACctgattaaattatttgttgaggAATTCATAAGGGCCATTACCAAGAACCATCAGGGTATTGTACATCTTCAATGAACTTTGCAGCTTTTCTGATGCAATTTTCAATCTCTATTTTTCTATGCCCTGGGTATAGTTTCTTGAAAATAGCTAGTGCCTGGATTGATGATGAAGTGCACTCTACATGCCtggattttacaattatttttccTTCTCATTAGTGTAAACTTTATAAACCAGTTTTCCATAACAgtgtataattataattaatgaaattaattaaaataaaataaaataagcataGGAAACTTACTCATATTCTTTGGTCAGATCCTCAAGAAACTCAATTGGATTCAACCACTAAAAGGATAATTTTAAGgtgaaaaaaatggtttattaaattcataGGAAATTATATAATATCGAAGACAAGtacaaatattgaaatattaccTCCCACCAGAATGCACCTCCTGCTGGTTCCCAAGCTGGATAACCACCATTTTTACTCTGCAATCATTTCTAAAATAGATTATACTTAAAGCATAGGGATACTAAGATTAAATTGATGTGTTAATCCCATACAATACAAAAATTTGTTGGCAAATAACAATAAGGACAATTTAAACCATTCTAGATTTAAGTTTTACCTCCAtggaaatataaataatttgaaattcaacatatatttttttaatattttctatatcTATACTTCTATCTTAATTGAGTTGGTCTCACAGATTAACATGTAACACTCCAAAATTCTTGTTTTTGAATTGTTAAGTGGTTAATTGTTGTGGCTATGGGGGAGTGATTTTGAGTTCAAATCCTTtcctctgattttttttttggttccaACTCCTATCTTtggatattaaaattaaaaattattttcgcTCAATTGATAAGTTTGTCGGCCCAAAGGTCTATTAAAATCCTTGTGCgtgaaaaacataaatattttactaattccCAATCTGTGCCGCCCATGTGGTAGAGgttgaatgaaatttgaattctaAATAATCTGATAAGTtgtcataaaatgaattaggttAAGacggtttttaaaaaaaaaaattaaattagaaaaattccCCCAAAATTTCACCACTCTCTCATGTTTCTCACTCTCTCTCCCTCTTTTCAcgttcagttttttttttttttttcaattttgtgaCCGTTCCATATTTTGGTTTTCCTTCTACTATCACTTTTCCTTCCTTCTTGTTTCATCTTCTTGCTGCCTTTTTGTGTTGCTGGACTATTTGATTAAGGTACGTCTGTTTAATGCGGTTCTTCGAAAATAGCTTCTGTTTACTACTTTAGGTGTTACTTAAATTCAAGTCACGTTAGTCGTTGTTTGTaattcacaaaaaataaaaagatgttgttcttgtttcttgtgGAAGGTTTGGAAGTGTTTGTGTTTGTAAGAATCGTTTTAATTGATGGTTTGGGTGTACTATTAGGAGAGGCTGGTGAATCACACTAACAAAAAAGTTTCTAATAGTCGGTGACCATTTATATGGTTTAcccataaataaattatactattATGAAGGTACTTTTGTCTTTCTATatgtttaataaaatcaataaaaattacatttgatGAGATCTGAACCTATGCcattaatttctattaatttttctttcctaCATCAACCCGTGTCTTATTCTAATGTTTTTACACATTTCAATTTTGTTACACATTATTTCACCCTCATTGTTTGTATATCTATACTTATATTTAAACTCTTAATTGAGTAGGTATCACAGTCAACCAGTCACCAACTTGgttaagaaaattatgaaaatactctttcatatataaataaattatattattatgagggtacttttatctttttatacttttaataaaactaataaaaattacatatgaTGAGATTTAAACATATGCCagcaatatttataatttgctAATATTTCCTAATTGCAATTAATGTTGTTTTTAACTTAGACATTCTATATATGGTACCTGTAAGGATAAAAGAACATTGACAGCATCATAAAATTGCTCTTCTTCCATTTTCTCACCAACCATTTCTGGTGCCATCATTGCAAAATTTACACAACACTGCAAAGTAAGGAccatattttaagcaataattCCTATTGCGGATTATTAAAACTTGAAATGTTGTGATTAATTTAGACTTGTGATTAAGTCATTTGTCTAAacatgaaaattcattaatatttgaaaaataatattaatcgtGTTGAAAAAAATGAGTATTTTAGGATCTAACATTAAAGGTTTGAACTCAACTTAGATACCACATATGAACCAATTTGAATATAACCAACTTCATGAACACttcttatttaattgaatgaaacaaaATTTACCTTCAAACTTTCTGCAGTACAATCAGAAACTTGCCATCCATGGTCTTGATCAGCGAATGTCCATGATCCTTTAGAAATGTGTCTAAACATTCTTTTAAAGTCTCCTGGAGGATTATCCCTAACCTTAAAATTTCAACCAATATTTGAACCATCAATTCCGAGAATATTGGTGAAATTAATCACAACTTTGTGCTGTGTGGTGAAAAAGAAAGTAGTTAAGAAACTATATATAATGTTTAGAGTTTTGAATCTAAGGTTCATACAACCTGTGAGTTCTTTAAGAAATTATGCCCCTTCATCAGAGTTGGTCCAATTTCATCATATAAATTGGTAGCAAGCAAAGCTTGGAGAAGGAGACTAGCATCCCAACTTTGACTTGCAACACCCTTCATGgtgaaatattgaaaaaaagagagagcatAAACTAATTAGCTAAAATAGTAATCAACAATCAAAGTCAATAATTTAATGAATGTTTAACTAATTCAACAATTTTAGTGCTTTATAATTAACAAACCTGCAGCTTCATTCCATCTTCTCCAACCCACAAACAGTCAACAACCCTGGCAAGATGCTTCTTAAAATAAATTCCATTTGGATCTTCAACCCAGCAAGCAAGCATACATAGAGGCTGCCCAATGTATTATATCAAGTGTATTAGCAAGCATTATATGTTGccaaatattattcaaaattatttatacttcAATTGTATTACCTTTTCCACACATCCAATGGTAATATAGCGACTGTTTTCATCTTCATAGTGAATGAGATCCATTGCTACTTTAAGAgctttttttctcaatttattaaACGGCCAACGATTAAGGAGAGGCTCTGAAAATAAGTAGAGACTATCCCAAAGCAATATTTGAAGCAATGTATGAGGATAGTGGAGATCTTCCTGCATGCAATGAATAAAACATTCTTCTTTCACATTTTCTAGATATAAATATTGTATCaaacatatatagattataattaCCTTTGCACATAAATGCCTCTTTTTGCTCCAATCGATTTCATCATATGGTTCAGTGTGGAGTTCTTGTCTTAACTGTAAAATCAGAGGTGTGATTGGACCCACGAATTTTCTTCCGTACAAATATGACATTGGCAGGTAAGTTAATCGGCAATAACAAAGCATCTTTGCTGCATTGCAGTATCTTCATCActaatatatatacgtacacacacgtgtatatatatatatatatatataaacaaatcaTTTATATGGTTTGTTGCAAACCTGGATTAATGGGAAAATAAGAAGGAAAGAGCCAAAACTCTGGAGGCATTGGGTGGCAGCCTGACCATTCATAAACACCCAATATCTACGTACAAcagaattaatatatatataaaaattgttgGGTTATATTAAGTTGTAATTGTatttagttcaaattaaaagtgatctaatatAGTTAAAGTAAACTATGCTTATATTTGTAGACAgtgatataattaatttgattgatcatgggttaattagaaattaaggttaatgtgtaaaattatatattaaagttatGGTCTCAAATTAAACATACATGATTTTTCTAACTTCCTatcatcaaaaaataaaaaatgggatcttctctaaaatatttatttgtttgtcaTTTGAAAACCttgaagattttaatatatgagTAAATTTAGGTATGTTTCCGCATCTAATTTTTATTCTGAACAATCTGATATAATAGGTATtagtttattaagttttatatcatTCATTCATTGATTTGTGAAGATTAAGTTTTctagtaaataaaagaaagacgACATACTGAAAGCCAAGTCTTGCCCCAAGAGGAAATGGTAGTGACAGCCCCACGATCGAGAATCCACTTTCGAGCTCTCTCGCAAGCATTGTTAAGGCCACCATCAGGTCCTACTCccaataaacgcatacaaatgTAATTGAGAGTTGTGCAAAACATTGTACTGTGAACCCCTATGGATAATCCCCATCCTCCATCCTCGTTCTGCCACGCCAAAACCAACtttctttattaaatattatcaatCCACCGTTTAATACATATATAGCTAAActtatacacatacatatataaatttattacctGGTGGCAGTAAATATAACGGAGAATTTCTTTGCGATGCTCTCTAGAGAATATAGTATTGAGATGTCCTGTGATATAGAGAGACATGACCAAAGGAGGAATATAATACATGGGGCCAGAATTTTCAGCTGGCCAATGGCCATGTCTTGATTGTAGTGCTGAAAACAAGTGGACACTTCTCTTCACTGCTGCAGTTGTAACTTCATATGTCACTTCTTCACCATCCTCTATCTTTGGTTGGGGAATGGTTTGTTGCGTCTTCTTCTCTCTTAGAAACTACATtcatcaaacatataaataatgataaataagtctatttaattcttttatattataaagtGTTATATTAAGGCAAATGATGTACCTGCATTTGCCAGAGGAGATCAGAACTGGGCTGAACATTGTACCGATTGTTGTAGAAGTTAAGACGAGCTTCTTCAACCTCAGCTCGTTCTTCAGCTGTACCTGCACTTGGATCGAACTCCCACGTTTGTCTTCCCAGAAAATTGTTGGTACTGTAAAGGTAGGGATCATTGCCACCTTCCCCTATCTTAAGCCTCcacattttctttcttaatttttcaCGAACAAAGTCCTCATCTTATAAAGACTTTACACTACAACCACTACTTGCCATTATTAAatgaaagataaaatttaagaggGAGGGGTGGAACTATTAATGGGCTGGATCACCCATAAGCACACTTAAAATTTGgaagagtttaaataaaataaagtaggtctaaaaatagatttgaacaaaaaaaatagatctatttaaaatatggtcTGAGCTTGAGTTTGAACATTAAAGGTTCGTGCTTGACTCGatctaatttttaagtttataatattttatattatgttattttaattaaataacatattatgtaatttataacacataagaACTAaatctatattaatatattatactacTAGACAaccgatatatatataatactattataatgtaaacattaaaaaatattaaaataattatatattaaatttaatttaatctttttttaaaataatatgtgcAGGCTTAAATAGGCTTAGGTTAGCTATTTACAAAATATGGACGGgcttaaacaaaaatttaagccCATATTTCATGCAGGACTGAACATGTGCAAGCATAAAACgtattaatatcatacttaaCCCCGACCCATAAACACCTCTATAGCGAGGACTTTTAAagtccaaataaataaatagctaAAGCCTTCTTGCAAGAATACTCATATTTTATAGTAAAATCATAACTtgaaactaatttttattaagaaaatattactATTGACAAAAAtcttgaataataaaaatacaacgATATAGAATATAGtacaaatgataaataatatacGCAACTGATGCACAAATGGTTTGTTtgcaaaataattctaaaagaTGAGAAAGACAAATTGATGGTACTTGCAATATTAGAAGCATTCAAAAATAAACTAGAGATGCATTACATTGACCacactattaaaaattgtattccAACCTACTGTCATGAAACCAACCTAATGATAAATTCCGGTCAACTAAAAAACCACTTTCAAGAGCCTCAAAAAATCTACCACACCAATGATACATAAAAAGTCAAATTTCAAATGATCTATCCTTCTCGTCATTATCTCGAaacctaattttaaaatcattattctGTTTTATCGTGATAAAAACCTTCACGAATTATTTCTAATATATCTAGTGTGACCCTtatattggaaaatattttatatataccaGAAAGTCgttagaaattataaattagaaCTTAAACCATGATAAGTTTTAGAGAAAATAGAGTAGAAAAATATCGAAAAGTGTGGATAAAAATCACAATTGTGtaaactgaaattaaaaattaaagaatactTCTAGAAAAGCacaatcattttcttttctacaaCTACACACAAGTGTCATTCAAAACATCTCACTCAATTAATTAGATTTGACGGTTGATTAATAATCTAGGTACATAATGAACGATTATCTAAGACGTGtctaaatattttctttctttttagcaTTTGGATAATTAtacttttatcaatttaacttttattttaattagtttggcaatattatcaattaaattcagtaattaatattttaaaaaaattaaattatttttaatggaaatattaaataaaacattaatatctTTTATGATGTTGGTGTAGCAATTTGATGGTAATTCACGTGTACTTTATGTTAACATgacacaatttattttatatgtcacgttaataaataatttaaaaattataaaatattcaaacatgcaaatttcaaaaaattgaattcAAAGAAAAAGTTTCATGAATTACGTGTGTATGTCATTCAGGGTTGTCgtgtttaaaattaacattttgtcaatattttcgttaaaaaatcaatttgactCTTTTGAAATATTGATGGTCAAATCCAACTTCCTTTTAAAGGTTAATGGCCAAATTGAACTCAAGAAAAAGTTTAAGAgacaaattgacaaaaattttatatgttaaaggttaaatttatcattatatcatttttaaataatataatagtaataataatcaAGTTTCAATTATAATCTCCATgcataaatttgagatttaataatcttttgatataatttgatacctcaattttataatgacattaattagttttaatactttattttaattaaaatagttatatgaatttttaagaatCGTTAACACGAATCGTTAACACTTTTAAAAatctttgttaaatttaaattattataatattacatttttgttatataaatattaaagaaagtttttcttgattttaaatgtcgaacaacaaatttaacagaaaattttaatagtgctaataattaaatttaaatatttcaataaaaataataataataaattctaaataatGAAAAGTACAAACGCTTGAAGgatattttaatgtaatttattactctATTTTTTTGGCCCAACACTTCAACagtgataataataaataaacaactacCTTTaccatttagatttattaaaagagacttaaaatataatcaacaaCTCATTAAATGGGGATATAGGTCAACTAGTGATAATAATAGATAAACAATTGTCcttatcattttagatttttaaaagagacattaaaatataatgaacaACAACTCTATTTCGAAGTAATATTATAAGAGTTAAATGTCttaaatgttttcatttaattctcaaattaaagagttaaatGTTAACCACATTACGAAACTTTAAATATCTCGAATTAAAGAGTTTATGAGTTGCCTATGGTGTTGTGTCTGACACCATTCTCTCAAATGGTATCATATCCCACGATACagtgtaagaaaatattttctatttgcaTAATTTGTAACACCTTTGAAACTGTTATACTgtgaaaacaataataaatcgAGATGGAGTACAATTGATTTCTCTataaagtaaaataaggaaatgaaagtGATAAAAGAGAAGGTTGAGAAGTATGTTGAGGTATACTAAAGTaaagtaaggattaaattgtaaatatgtaaaaagttttgaggttcaagtataattatttgaaatttgaggGCTAAAGCATAAATATAAGAAGTTGAaggttcaaaatgaaaatataacatAGGATTGGTGCaatgacaaaattgaataagtgcAAAATACGTgggactaaatttcaattttactaaaaGTGAGTAGTGATTCAAGgatataattttgaataaataaaaggataaaatggtaattacctaaattaaataattatatggtgtaataattaagaaagaaaatgttgaaatatgattgtttgaatattttattattattttattatagatatttatttatattttatttaattaaaattagtataaaaagaaagaaagatgaagaaatttcttcatactttcACCATCCTTCTAACGTCCatgaaagagagaaagaaagaaaattttgatttctttacaatttagtctttttccatCAAAATTCACCTTTTTCACCtgaaaatcttgaaaatttccatagccaccaaaAAGGAAAACTGAAGTGGAGACACTAGAGAGTTAGAATACCATCTTGGAACAAAGAAATTGGAAATGGAAGTGGAGAAATTTGTGGAAAGGTGAAGAGATTAAGGAGACAAtgtaaaaaattcaagtatttcttatagaatttatgtttaattaaagtagagacataagaaattaattttagtgtgagttttaattatgtatttgatGTGTTCATGAagtagaaaaaagaaattatggAAGTGTTGGAAACAAATTGAAGATGATGACAAAGTAAGGAAGAAAGATAGTGAAATTCTAACAAAAAGAGGTAAGTACTTCAATAATTTtactttggtttaattttaatttaattattaatattgttagaatagttaatttgaattaaaacatgttaatatTATGTACGCAAATTTTAATAAGTAGTGAAAGATAAAGTTTGAATTGTAATTATGTGATGAActgatttgatatattgaaataatagttaaaaaaggctaaattgtaaaatgtacAAAATTTTATGTGCGGAATAAAGTATTATGATAGAGAGCTTAAATGAatgttaagtgttagtgaattaattacaaagtgaaattatagtaaataataaatttttatgatgctaaagactaaattgtaaacttgaaaattttaaaatttaaataagagAAGTAAAGTGAAGTGCATAAAAATCTGATATGTGAAGTAAGATATTATCATGAACTATTTGATTAAAGTGTTATGAGATAgtcaaattgaatgaaaagtGAAGTTAGAAggataattataataattattgaatttttgtaATGTTAATGGCTAGATTGCAAGATACCTAGAAGTAactacaaatattaaaaagattAGAAAGAATTATTCAAATGAATTGCTACGGAAGAGAATTGGTTTTAAGTGATTAtgtagtaaaataaataaatatcatattgaaaaggatcaaattgtaaaatatacaaaagtgGCAAATTGTATTAagattttgaaacaaattattcAAGTGTAAAGGTAGATGGAAGTGAAGTGAATACTAAGAAAGAGGATAGTGATTAATGAAGATATATGCTAGTAAGGGCTAAAATATAATCAAGCACAACTCATATTAAATGGGGAATGTAGGTCAACTAGTGATAATAATAGATAGACAACTCcttatcattttagatttttaaaagagacattaaaatataatcaacaaCTCATATTAAATGGGGATGTAGGTTAACTAGTGATAATAATAGATAGATAACTCATATTTAAGCTCAGATTTAAGTCCATATTTCTAGTGACTGAACATGTGCAAGCATAAAGTGAATTAATATCATACTTAAGCATGACTCAAGAACACCTTTACGAGAAGACTTTTAAtgtccaaataaataaatagctaAGGACTTCTTGCAAGAAAACTCATATTTTATAGTATAATCATaagttgaaattaatttttattaaaaaatattattatttacagaaatcatgaataataaaaaatacaaaaaacatAGAATATAGtagaaatgataaataatatacGGGCTGGGCGCACGCCTGTGTGCCTACAATTTTTATGAACAGTGGGTTACACGAcctgccacacggccgtgtggcatcgacagtCCCATTTTTTGACGACTAAAATTCGAAGAAGAAGGGGTTTTCGATACCCACTTGATACAAATTCGAAGTAGAACAATAAGGATGAGTTCTCGTCTTTAAACGACAAGCAATTGCCCAACAAACGATTAGCTCACAGTCAAATCGCTAAAAACTAACATCCAAATTTGAAGGTAACTCGAAGAACTTTTGACACCAAAACTTTAAATCGAACTTACCAACCAACAAATTGAACAAGAAAGATAAGTCAGATCGCGTACAGAATCAGCGCAATGTAAcgtaacaaaagaaaatgtcacTTTGAAAGGAAGAAACCAAAATGAATAACCAAATATCAGGGAAATGAATGTCAGAAGAAACATGGCGGGAAAAGAAACGAACAAAAAGATGCAAAACCTCATTGGAGGTTTCTAGAAGGTTTTAAATAACCAACCAAACTAACTACCACACAAcgaaatgcaaaaaataaaacattcccTAATACACATGCCAAGATTTGAACATAGGACCACAGACATAGACAGTTACTTAACCATTGAATCAGCAAACTCATTCTTGGCATCAATTGACTGAGTTTAACTTATAAACCAACATTTAGAGGTAAGGGTTTAagcaaaatgacaaaatttccAGAAATAGGattcaaacccaaaaccttACGCACATACcaagaacacttaaccactaaaccgGATCAATTTACTTGTCAAAAATTTCCAAAGTCTAAACTCAAATAGAGGGATGACCTCTTTTGGTTTTAAAAaccaatttcttctaacccgattttcgggatgttacagtaaaaaaagactaaattgtaaaatgtaaaaaattttatGTGTGAAATAAAGTATTATGATAGAGAGCTTAAATGAatgttaagtgttagtgaattaattacaaagtgaaattatagtaaataataaattttatgatgctaaagactaaattgtaaacttgcaaaatttaaaatttaaataagagAAGTAAAGTGAAATGCATAAAAATCGATATGTGAAGTAAGATATTATCATTAACTATTTGATTAAAGTGTTATGAGATAGTCAAATTGAATGATAAGTGAAGTTAGAAggataattataataattattgaatttttataatgttaatgACTAGATTGCAAGATATTTAGAAGTGACtacaaatagtaaaaaaattagaaaaattattcaaaagaatTGCTACGGAAGAGAATTGATTTAAAGTGATTAtgtagtaaaataaataaatttcatattgaaaaggaccaaattgtaaaatatacaaaatgacAAATTGTATTAAGATTTTGAAACAACATATTTAAGTGTAAAGATAGATGAAAGTGAAGTGAATACTAAGAAAGAGGATGGTGATTCTGAAGATATATACTAGTAGGGgctaaaatataatcaaataacaACTCATATTAAATGGGGAATGTAGGTCAACTAGTGATAATAATAGATAGACAActccttattattttagatttttaaaaagacattaaaatataatcaacaaCTCATATTAAATGGGGATGTAGGTCAACTAGTGATAATAATAGATAGATAACTCATATTTAAGCTCGTATTTCGAGCAGGACTGAACATGTGTAAgcataaagtatattaatattatacttaagTTCGACTCATGAACACCTCTATGAAAAGACTTTTAAAgtccaattaaataaatagcTAAGGACTTCTTGCAAGAATACTCATATTTTATGTCGAGACCTTTTTCTTGAAATTgactttttataataaaaaaacgaaaatggagtcgccaccaatcactTTTAAGAGCCGTGATCAGGTCACctcataatttgatcattttagtaagaggtttgatttattaaaacaatatttttcggtctacaaaaatccaaaaaatgggttcgggagtcgatt
This genomic stretch from Gossypium raimondii isolate GPD5lz chromosome 6, ASM2569854v1, whole genome shotgun sequence harbors:
- the LOC105772659 gene encoding lupeol synthase isoform X5 — translated: MWRLKIGEGGNDPYLYSTNNFLGRQTWEFDPSAGTAEERAEVEEARLNFYNNRYNVQPSSDLLWQMQFLREKKTQQTIPQPKIEDGEEVTYEVTTAAVKRSVHLFSALQSRHGHWPAENSGPMYYIPPLVMSLYITGHLNTIFSREHRKEILRYIYCHQNEDGGWGLSIGVHSTMFCTTLNYICMRLLGVGPDGGLNNACERARKWILDRGAVTTISSWGKTWLSILGVYEWSGCHPMPPEFWLFPSYFPINPAKMLCYCRLTYLPMSYLYGRKFVGPITPLILQLRQELHTEPYDEIDWSKKRHLCAKEDLHYPHTLLQILLWDSLYLFSEPLLNRWPFNKLRKKALKVAMDLIHYEDENSRYITIGCVEKPLCMLACWVEDPNGIYFKKHLARVVDCLWVGEDGMKLQGVASQSWDASLLLQALLATNLYDEIGPTLMKGHNFLKNSQVRDNPPGDFKRMFRHISKGSWTFADQDHGWQVSDCTAESLKCCVNFAMMAPEMVGEKMEEEQFYDAVNVLLSLQSKNGGYPAWEPAGGAFWWEWLNPIEFLEDLTKEYEHVECTSSSIQALAIFKKLYPGHRKIEIENCIRKAAKFIEDVQYPDGSWYGSWGIYFFYGTWFALLGLKAARKNFKNYLAIRKGVEFLLKTQKEDDG